CGGGCAGCGGGGTGTGGAAAAGGCGCGGAGCTTCCCTCGGCCCGCCCCTCCTGCCTGCCTCCCCGCCCCTCCGCCCGCCCctgctgcctgcctgcctgcctgccccgaGGCCCGcccctcctgcctgcctgcctgcctgccccgaGGCccgcccctcctgccttcctgcctccctgcccCGAGGCCCGcccctcctgcctgcctgcctccctgcccccTAGGCCTGCCCCTCCTGCCTGCCTCCCCGCCCCTCCGCCCGCCCctgctgcctgcctgcctgcctgccccgaGGCccgcccctcctgccttcctgcctccctgcccCGAGGCCCGcccctcctgcctgcctgcctccctgcccccGAGGCCCGcccctcctgcctgcctgcctccctgcccccGAGGCCCGCctctcctgcctgcctgcctccctgcctgccccgAGGCCCGCCCTCTCCTGCCTGCCTCCCCGCCCCTCCGCCCGCCCctgctgcctgcctgcctgccccgaGGCCCGCgcctcctgcctgcctgcctccctgcccgGAGGCCCGCgcctcctgcctgcctgcctccctgcccgGAGGCCCGcccctcctgcctgcctgcctccctgcccgGAGGCCCGcccctcctgcctgcctgcctccctgcccccGAGGCCCGCCTCTCCtgtctgcctgcctccctgcctgccccgAGGCCCGCCCTCTCCTGCCTGCCTCCCCGCCCCTCCGCCCGcccctcctgcctgcctgcctccctgcctgccccgAGGCCCGCCCTCTCCTGCCTGCCTCCCCGCCCCTCCGCCCGcccctcctgcctgcctgcctccctgcctgccccgAGGCCCGCCCTCTCCTGCCTGCCTCCCCGCCCCTCCGCCCGcccctcctgcctgcctgcctccctgcccgGAGGCCCGcccctcctgcctgcctgcctccctgcccgGAGGCCCGcccctcctgcctgcctgcctccctgcccccGAGGCCCGCCTCTCCtgtctgcctgcctccctgcctgccccgAGGCCCGCCCTCTCCTGCCTGCCTCCCCGCCCCTCCGCCCGcccctcctgcctgcctgcctccctgcctgccccgAGGCCCGCCCTCTCCTGCCTGCCTCCCCGCCCCTCCGCCCGcccctcctgcctgcctgcctccctgcctgccccgAGGCCCGCCCTCTCCTGCCTGCCTCCCCGCCCCTCCGCCCGcccctcctgcctgcctgcctccctgcctggaGGCCCGCGCCTCCtgtctgcctgcctccctgcccccGAGGCCCGCCCCCAGCCAAACTCCGCCTCCCGCGGTGGCTCCACCTCCCTCGCCGCGCAAAAGGCCCGTCGCGGCCCCTTCCCAAAACCCGGAGAAGTGGATCCAGCGCTCCGTACAGCCCCGCCCAGGCCGCAGTCTAGACGAGCCCGTCCGGGCGTGTCGGCAGGAAGCCCGGCCCAGCGCCTCGAAGAAGGAGCCGTTTCCGAGCACAAGCGGATGCGGCCCCAGGTCCGCGCGGGTGAGCTTGCCGCGGGCCCCGACAGCTCGGGCCTCCTTCCGGTCCCGCTCCCCGTGCTCCGGGATCCGGGCGCTAGGCCGCCGCTGCAGTATATgttccccctcccccagctcccCATCCCGGTCCTCAGTCCGGAACCCGGCACCCCCTCACCGTCTCCTAGCAGCGCCGTGACGTGTTCGCGCTTCAGGGGTGTGGGGCGACGCCCGAGGCGGGGTCCGGGAGCGCGCGAGGGGGTGTTGGCAACCGCGGAAGGGTGCGTCGCCCGCCTGCCCTGTTGGCTCTGCTGGAGCGGTTCCGTTTCGCCATTTGGGGACTTCGCGTTCCAAGCTCTTTCCCGCCCACATAGGGCCACCCCCTTCCCTACGCTACCCCTGACATTATcggagactaaaaaaaaaaaaaaaaaatttttttttttttttttagtaattctaAGTCCTCGTTTGCAGTTTTGTTGAAATTTTCCTGGAAAGTGGGCTCTGGCAATTTATCCTAAgaaattttttttggaaaaagaaattAGTTTATTTGATAGTCTAAAAATTAGATTGAAATTCTTTATATCAACCACTATCCTTTTGCAAAAACATATTTTTTGTGGTAAATAGGTATAGTTATTATGGTTGAGAGTTCGGAGCCAGAGTACCAGAGTTCTAACATTTAAGAATTGTGTGAGCTCGGATAAgtgacttaatctctctgaggcTTAATTTCCTAATGTGTAGAATGAGCCTAAAATATTTGTGAGTATAGATTAGGTAGTACTAACCTaattttggaaccctggtggtgcagtggttaagagctgtgctgctaaccagaaggcgggtagttcaaatccaccggcagctccttggaaaccctgtggggcagttctactctgtcctataggggagttctactgtcctatagggtcactatgaatcgaaatccTCTTGAAgtttggggtttggtttggttaacctAATTTAGGGTACTTCGGTGAGACaagagttaagcactgggctgtaaACCGAAAGTTGGTGGTGCAAACCCACCGGCCACGCTGCTGGAGAAAGGTGGTAGTTTgcttgccttggaaaccctatggagcagttctacacagggctactatgagtcagaattgacttgattgatgacagtgggttttgttttttattttttggtattaaCCTAATTTACATGGTTGTCAGTTGAATCGACTAAGACAAACAACAATATGTAAAGTACTAAGCACTGCTTGACACATAATAAGCATTATGTATGTgttgggtttttattattattatttattattattatataaaaatagTATTTTTCTCTATGGCTTCTGTGACTTCAGTTTTCAAGATTCTAattggaagaccctcagtgagatggattgacatagtgtctgcaacagtgggctcaaacataacgattgtgaggatggctcagaatggggaagtgtttcattctcttgtatatagggttgctatgagaactgacttcacagcacctaacaagagcaaTTGTGAAGTATcgcctcccatcttcttttgtaaaaatatagtAGAAGAATGTATTCCAGAGTTTCTGTCATTTCAAAGTGAAAGTAGTAAACTAGAAATAGACTCTGTGCACGGGAGTGTGCAATGCTTCACCAGTGGTGTGTGTGGCAGActgctctgtttttttcttggagGAAAATTGCGaatggaagaaaagcttggtgtaAGCAGTGTCATGATGTCTTCTCGATTCCTTTGAGTCTAAGTCCAGGGATGCTGGACTGATTCTAGGGTCATCACGTGGCACTTTATGTAAGGTACgaactttaaaaaaaaggtaCGAACTTTACTGAGGGTTAAATAAATTTTGTATAATTTCCTCAACAGAATATTGAAAGATGTTTGTTCCAAGGTCTCTCAAAATCAAGAGGAATGCTAATGATGACAGCAAAGGCTGT
The DNA window shown above is from Loxodonta africana isolate mLoxAfr1 chromosome 20, mLoxAfr1.hap2, whole genome shotgun sequence and carries:
- the LOC135228294 gene encoding basic proline-rich protein-like — protein: MNPVVLKETQTVEQKLAKREVLSSGPKHSHFRSLQHPQGAPDLPFNTQRAEPSQRRALKRSGAGEFKHCRPPGAGSGVWKRRGASLGPPLLPASPPLRPPLLPACLPAPRPAPPACLPAPPPAPAACLPACPEARPSCLPASLPRGPPLLPACLPAPEARPSCLPASLPPRPASPACLPPCLPRGPPSPACLPAPPPAPAACLPAPRPAPPACLPPCPEARASCLPASLPGGPPLLPACLPARRPAPPACLPPCPRGPPLLSACLPACPEARPLLPASPPLRPPLLPACLPACPEARPLLPASPPLRPPLLPACLPACPEARPLLPASPPLRPPLLPACLPARRPAPPACLPPCPEARPSCLPASLPPRPASPVCLPPCLPRGPPSPACLPAPPPAPPACLPPCLPRGPPSPACLPAPPPAPPACLPPCLPRGPPSPACLPAPPPAPPACLPPCLEARASCLPASLPPRPAPSQTPPPAVAPPPSPRKRPVAAPSQNPEKWIQRSVQPRPGRSLDEPVRACRQEARPSASKKEPFPSTSGCGPRSARVSLPRAPTARASFRSRSPCSGIRALGRRCSICSPSPSSPSRSSVRNPAPPHRLLAAP